The proteins below are encoded in one region of Serratia symbiotica:
- a CDS encoding IS3 family transposase (programmed frameshift), which yields MKKRNFSAEFKRESAQLVVDQNYTVADAASAMDVGLSTMTRWVKQLRDERQGKIPKASPITPEQIEIRELRKKIQRIEMENEIFKKGYRALDVRLPEQFSIIGKLRAHYPVVTLCHVFGVHRSSYKYWKNRPEKPDGRRAVLRSQVLELHSVSHGSAGARSIATMATMKGFRMGRWLAGRLMKELGLVSCQQPTHRYKCGGLEHIAIPNHLERQFAVTEPNQVWCGDVTYIWTGRRWAYLAVVLDLFARKPVGWAMSFSPDSRLTIKALEMAWEARGKPAGVMFHSDQGSHYTSRQFRQSLWRYRIRQSMSRRGNCWDNSPMERFFRSLKNEWVPVTGYINFSDAAHAITDYIVGYYSALRPHEYNGGLPPNESENRYWKNSNAVASFS from the exons ATGAAAAAAAGAAATTTCAGTGCAGAGTTCAAACGCGAATCCGCTCAACTGGTCGTTGACCAGAACTACACCGTGGCAGATGCAGCCAGTGCTATGGATGTCGGCCTTTCCACAATGACGCGATGGGTGAAGCAGTTGCGTGATGAGCGGCAGGGAAAAATACCTAAAGCCTCTCCCATTACTCCTGAACAAATTGAAATACGTGAGCTGAGGAAAAAAATACAACGTATTGAAATGGAAAACGAAATAT TTAAAAAAGGCTACCGCGCTCTTGATGTCAGACTCCCTGAACAGTTCTCGATAATCGGGAAACTCAGAGCGCATTATCCGGTGGTCACACTCTGCCACGTGTTCGGGGTTCATCGCAGCAGCTACAAATACTGGAAAAACCGTCCTGAAAAACCAGATGGCAGACGAGCTGTATTACGCAGCCAGGTACTGGAACTGCATAGCGTCAGCCATGGCTCTGCTGGCGCAAGGAGTATCGCAACTATGGCAACCATGAAGGGCTTCAGGATGGGACGATGGCTCGCCGGCAGGCTCATGAAAGAGCTGGGGCTGGTCAGTTGTCAACAGCCCACTCATCGGTATAAATGCGGTGGCCTTGAACACATCGCTATCCCGAATCACCTTGAGCGGCAGTTCGCAGTGACAGAGCCTAATCAGGTGTGGTGTGGCGATGTGACCTATATCTGGACAGGCAGGCGCTGGGCCTACCTCGCCGTTGTTCTCGACCTGTTCGCGAGAAAACCGGTGGGCTGGGCAATGTCGTTCTCACCGGACAGCAGGCTGACCATCAAAGCGCTGGAGATGGCGTGGGAGGCCCGGGGAAAACCAGCCGGAGTGATGTTCCACAGCGATCAGGGCAGCCATTACACAAGCAGACAGTTCCGGCAGTCACTGTGGAGGTATCGGATCAGACAGAGTATGAGTCGGCGTGGAAACTGCTGGGATAATAGCCCAATGGAGCGCTTCTTCAGGAGTCTGAAGAACGAATGGGTACCGGTGACGGGTTACATAAACTTCAGCGATGCAGCCCACGCAATAACGGACTATATCGTTGGGTATTACAGCGCGCTCAGGCCGCATGAATATAACGGTGGGTTACCACCAAACGAATCGGAAAACCGATACTGGAAAAACTCTAACGCGGTGGCCAGTTTTAGTTGA